One region of Phragmites australis chromosome 18, lpPhrAust1.1, whole genome shotgun sequence genomic DNA includes:
- the LOC133898440 gene encoding uncharacterized protein LOC133898440 isoform X2 — MSSCRPALAAEQGGHARPTPPLPEALTARLGCSSRFPRPPLLHSSSHPFRLRLPPWGRAEDRCRRRIPKFATGRLRLMGHGAGGHHNRHPLLTARLRPHCRHHGDRLGALTLNRRAFGPIPPTSRFSSRAAVAVIARFPGNRPPPRSDTAPPDSPLRGNMVRARLRRRSSAAARKMFYLYIAWIRKRETC, encoded by the coding sequence ATGTCGTCGTGCCGGCCGGCCCTCGCCGCCGAGCAAGGCGGTCATGCCCGCCCCACGCCTCCCCTGCCTGAAGCCTTGACCGCCCGCCTCGGCTGCTCCTCTCGATTCCCTCGCCCCCCACTTCTTCACTCATCATCGCACCCCTTCCGGCTCCGTCTCCCACCATGGGGAAGAGCTGAAGACCGGTGCCGCCGACGGATCCCAAAGTTCGCCACCGGTCGGCTGCGCCTCATGGGCCATGGCGCCGGGGGTCACCACAATCGCCACCCGCTCCTCACTGCGCGACTCCGGCCACACTGCCGCCACCACGGGGACCGCCTAGGCGCCCTCACGCTCAATCGACGGGCCTTTGGCCCCATCCCACCGACATCGCGCTTTTCCTCGCGCGCCGCCGTTGCCGTCATTGCGCGTTTCCCCGGCAATCGGCCGCCTCCGCGCTCAGACACCGCACCTCCGGATTCTCCGCTGAGAGGGAACATGGTGCGAGCGCGTCTTCGTCGCCgttcctccgccgccgccag